A single region of the Myxococcales bacterium genome encodes:
- the panB gene encoding 3-methyl-2-oxobutanoate hydroxymethyltransferase, whose protein sequence is MSQAPVRARARLTAPLILAKRQRGERIVMVTAYDAMFAALFDEAGVDIILVGDSLGMVIQGHSTTLPVTMNDMLYHCRAVTRGAQRCHLVADMPFMSYQVSLTDALYNAGRLLAEGGMHAVKVEGGQRSVEVISGLTRMGIPVMGHIGLTPQSVHALGGFRVQGTGPEGHDALLADARAVQEAGAYAVVLESLPSQLSKKITAALSIPTIGIGAGPDCNGQVLVGYDLLGLSSGPVPRFVKPYASFYADGIEATARFADEVRHGTFPGSEHCYACKETSPQPITSVAHPDSGRD, encoded by the coding sequence ATGTCCCAAGCTCCGGTTCGAGCAAGAGCTCGCCTTACTGCCCCTTTGATTTTAGCGAAAAGACAGCGCGGCGAGCGCATTGTTATGGTCACGGCCTACGACGCAATGTTTGCAGCGCTATTTGACGAAGCCGGCGTCGACATTATTTTGGTGGGCGACTCCTTGGGTATGGTGATTCAAGGACACTCAACGACGCTGCCTGTGACCATGAATGACATGTTGTATCATTGCCGGGCAGTGACACGGGGCGCTCAGCGATGCCATCTGGTCGCCGACATGCCCTTCATGAGTTACCAAGTTTCGCTAACCGACGCACTCTACAATGCCGGACGGTTGCTCGCCGAAGGCGGCATGCACGCCGTCAAGGTCGAAGGGGGGCAGCGATCAGTCGAGGTGATTTCTGGGCTTACTCGCATGGGTATTCCGGTCATGGGGCATATCGGACTTACCCCGCAAAGTGTTCACGCGCTCGGTGGATTTCGCGTCCAGGGTACGGGCCCGGAAGGCCATGATGCGCTTCTGGCAGATGCCCGGGCGGTGCAAGAGGCAGGCGCGTACGCTGTGGTACTCGAAAGCCTGCCTTCTCAGCTTTCAAAAAAAATCACCGCTGCGCTTAGTATTCCCACCATAGGCATCGGTGCAGGACCGGATTGTAACGGTCAGGTGTTGGTGGGCTACGACTTATTGGGACTAAGCTCGGGGCCTGTGCCCCGCTTCGTCAAACCCTACGCATCGTTTTATGCGGACGGCATCGAAGCGACCGCTCGCTTCGCCGACGAGGTGCGTCACGGCACATTCCCTGGCAGCGAGCACTGTTACGCGTGCAAGGAAACATCTCCCCAGCCAATCACAAGCGTAGCGCATCCGGATTCCGGACGTGACTGA